In the genome of Colletotrichum lupini chromosome 8, complete sequence, one region contains:
- a CDS encoding chitin synthase, producing MDPNTPSRPPDYSLPPYDDRDDDTPTGRSNNPAAIRLLTSVEEPIMDRAPYVTPTAPQQSTSTSTPVSGAKGASRQFRHASSTSATTPVSASSIPRLRQVHKTPESSPSLFPRPLSLRRKKSDAADPVISTPDHLDALRQQEEGNPTSPLSPAPVYTPRLSGVGVVDFADAQRTSRIPVRSSTVKLQKRTRPNSIRESQLRDSLPTIPEGPSLRKTQLHQSSSCSVPPLSDDSTNTTSTNSHDENNRPRSSRRSYASSILSDRSASIRDPPSMPPPDSTYVPFQGRDYAREYERTYEQEYQDDYPYEYQSGRHSPTRTYSPSRLSSDFTRPPASGIYEPSDLNGSPRPGTPSSRYGGSPRRPLPPAPLFSTGANRNSAAFADDATVSIPLHDNDDVFGPETDISESQPMRESYMSHDQVTLSEEDAETDINEKVEHYGPAPDGMQERRGVRAPQMSRKEVQLINGELVLECKIPTILYSFLPRRDEVEFTHMRYTAVTCDPDDFVERGYKLRQSIGKTARETELFICVTMYNEDEFGFTRTMYAVMKNISHFCARSKSRTWGDNGWQKIVVCIVSDGREKIHPRTLDALAAMGVYQHGIAKNYVNQKAVQAHVYEYTTQVSLDSDLKFKGAEKGIVPCQLIFCLKEKNQRKLNSHRWFFNAFGKALNPNVCILLDVGTRPGGTSLYHLWKAFDNDSNVAGACGEIKAMKGKFGVNLLNPLVASQNFEYKMSNILDKPLESIFGYITVLPGALSAYRYHALQNDETGHGPLSQYFKGETLHGQHADVFTANMYLAEDRILCWELVAKRGESWVLKYVKGCHGETDVPDTVPELISQRRRWLNGAFFAAVYSLVHFKQIWYTDHTITRKILLHIEFIYQFLQLIFTYFSLANFYLTFYFVAGGLGDPLVDPFGHNIGQYIFTVLRYTCVLLICAQFILSLGNRPQGAKKLYLFSIVVYCIIMIYTTFATFYIVIRQLKEKDNPEIHMGENVFTNFIVSILSTIGLYFVMSFLYLDPWHLFTSAAQYFMLLPAYICTLQVYAFCNTHDVTWGTKGDNIMKTDLGGAIGKGNSVELEMPSEQLDIDSGYDEALRNLRDRVEVPPSPISEAQLQEDYYKSVRTYMVLLWLICNAILAMAVSEAYSERGIGENYYLAFILWSVALLALFRAIGSTTFAVLNVISMIVDGQVRMSLKVPKWMGGFGEKVSEKMSSVSSSVGSSVGGSKLSSVFKR from the exons ATGGACCCAAATACCCCCTCGCGACCGCCCGACTACAGCCTCCCACCCTACGACGACCGCGACGACGACACTCCCACGGGACGCTCCAACAATCCCGCCGCCATTCGATTACTGACTTCAGTTGAGGAGCCCATCATGGACAGAGCACCGTACGTAACACCCACCGCGCCCCAACAGTCGACATCGACTTCCACACCAGTCAGCGGCGCCAAGGGCGCATCGCGACAATTTCGTCATGCTTCTTCCACTTCTGCTACTACTCCTGTTTCCGCATCTTCTATTCCTCGCCTTCGGCAGGTTCACAAGACACCCGAGTCGTCGCCCAGCCTCTTCCCACGCCCTCTATCGCTGCGCAGGAAGAAGTCGGACGCTGCAGACCCGGTGATCTCTACGCCGGACCACCTCGACGCATTGAGGCAGCAGGAGGAAGGAAATCCAACTTCACCCTTGTCCCCAGCACCCGTCTACACACCGCGCTTAAGTGGCGTGGGCGTTGTCGACTTTGCAGACGCTCAGCGCACCTCTCGAATACCGGTGCGGTCTTCTACTGTAAAGTTGCAGAAGAGGACCAGGCCCAACTCCATCAGAGAGTCGCAACTTCGGGACAGTCTCCCCACTATACCCGAGGGTCCTTCGCTGCGGAAGACTCAACTGCACCAGTCCTCCAGTTGTTCCGTTCCTCCGTTGTCAGATGATTCTACCAATACCACAAGCACAAACTCACATGACGAGAACAACAGGCCCCGATCCAGCAGACGATCTTATGCGTCGTCCATCTTGTCCGACCGCTCCGCGTCCATTCGAGACCCCCCGAGCATGCCACCGCCCGACTCGACCTACGTTCCCTTCCAAGGCCGCGACTACGCCCGCGAGTACGAGCGCACCTACGAGCAGGAGTATCAAGACGACTACCCGTACGAGTACCAGTCAGGACGTCATTCACCAACGAGGACATACAGCCCTTCGCGCCTCTCATCAGACTTCACAAGGCCACCTGCCTCGGGCATTTACGAGCCATCAGACCTCAATGGCAGCCCCAGACCGGGAACTCCATCTTCCAGATACGGCGGTAGCCCCCGACGCCCGCTTCCGCCTGCGCCGTTGTTCTCCACTGGTGCGAACCGCAACTCTGCTGCCTTTGCTGACGACGCCACCGTTTCGATCCCTCTTCACGATAACGACGACGTATTCGGACCCGAGACCGACATCAGTGAGAGCCAGCCGATGAGAGAATCGTACATGTCCCACGACCAGGTTACGCTGAGCGAGGAAGATGCAGAGACCGACATCAATGAGAAGGTAGAGCATTACGGCCCTGCTCCGGATGGAATGCAAGAGCGCCGAGGTGTTCGCGCACCGCAGATGTCGAGAAAGGAGGTCCAGCTTATCAACGGAGAGCTGGTCTTGGAGTGCAAAATTCCTACGATTCTTTACAGTTTCTTGCCTCGCCGCGATGAGGTCGAGTTCACCCACATGAGATATACAGCCGTCACCTGCGACCCAGATGATTTTGTCGAACGCGGATACAAGCTTCGCCAGTCAATTGGCAAAACTGCTCGCGAAACGGAATTGTTCATCTGTGTCACCATGTACAACGAGGACGAGTTTGGCTTCACGAGAACCATGTACGCCGTCATGAAGAACATCTCCCACTTCTGCGCTCGTTCAAAATCGCGCACATGGGGTGATAATGGTTGGCAAAAGATTGTCGTCTGCATCGTGTCCGACGGCAGAGAAAAGATTCATCCTCGCACGCTCGACGCGTTGGCGGCAATGGGTGTCTACCAGCACGGCATCGCCAAGAACTACGTCAACCAGAAGGCAGTGCAGGCCCACGTCTACGAGTACACTACACAAGTCTCGCTCGATTCCGATCTCAAGTTCAAAGGTGCCGAAAAGGGTATCGTGCCCTGCCAGCTGATCTTCTGTCTGAAGGAGAAGAATCAAAGGAAGCTCAACTCACACCGTTGGTTCTTCAACGCTTTTGGCAAGGCCCTCAACCCCAATGTGTGCATCTTGCTCGATGTTGGTACCAGACCTGGCGGTACATCTCTGTACCACCTCTGGAAGGCTTTTGACAACGACTCCAACGTTGCCGGTGCTTGCGGAGAGATCAAGGCTATGAAGGGCAAGTTTGGAGTGAACCTCCTGAACCCCCTTGTCGCCTCTCAGAACTTTGAGTACAAGATGTCCAACATTCTTGACAAGCCTCTTGAATCCATCTTCGGGTACATTACCGTCTTGCCCGGTGCGCTCAGTGCCTACCGATACCACGCTCTGCAGAACGACGAGACGGGCCATGGTCCTCTCAGTCAGTACTTCAAGGGAGAGACACTGCACGGTCAGCATGCAGACGTGTTCACGGCAAACATGTACCTCGCCGAGGATCGTATCCTCTGCTGGGAGCTTGTCGCCAAGCGCGGCGAGAGTTGGGTCTTGAAGTATGTGAAGGGATGCCACGGTGAAACCGATGTGCCAG ATACTGTTCCAGAGCTCATCTCGCAGAGACGTCGTTGGCTGAACGGTGCCTTCTTCGCTGCCGTGTACTCGCTCGTTCACTTCAAGCAGATTTGGTACACCGACCACACAATCACTCGCAAGATCCTCCTTCACATCGAATTCATCTACCAGTTCCTGCAGCTTATCTTTACCTACTTTTCCCTGGCAAACTTCTACCTGACCTTCTACTTCGTCGCAGGCGGTCTAGGCGATCCCCTGGTAGATCCCTTCGGTCACAACATTGGTCAATACATCTTCACGGTCCTACGATACACTTGTGTCTTGCTCATCTGCGCGCAATTCATCCTATCGCTAGGTAATCGGCCGCAGGGAGCAAAGAAACTGTACCTCTTCAGTATCGTCGTGTATTGTATCATCATGATCTACACGACGTTCGCGACCTTCTACATTGTCATCCGCCAGCTGAAGGAGAAAGACAACCCCGAGATTCACATGGGCGAAAACGTCTTCACCAACTTCATTGTCTCGATTCTCTCCACTATCGGCTTGTACTTCGTCATGTCCTTCTTATACCTGGATCCCTGGCACTTGTTCACTAGTGCGGCTCAGTACTTCATGCTTCTGCCTGCGTACATCTGCACTCTGCAAGTATACGCCTTCTGCAACACGCACGACGTTACCTGGGGTACCAAGGGAGACAACATTATGAAGACTGATCTGGGTGGCGCTATCGGAAAGGGCAACAGTGTCGAGCTTGAAATGCCATCTGAGCAGCTTGATATCGACTCTGGCTACGACGAGGCGCTTCGCAACCTCCGTGATCGCGTCGAGGTTCCCCCTTCGCCCATCTCCGAGGCGCAGCTGCAGGAAGACTACTATAAGAGCGTACGTACCTACATGGTGCTCTTGTGGCTTATCTGCAACGCCATTCTCGCCATGGCCGTGTCTGAGGCGTATAGCGAACGCGGCATTGGTGAAAACTACTATCTTGCCTTCATTCTCTGGTCCGTGGCGCTTCTGGCTCTCTTCCGCGCCATCGGCTCTACCACGTTTGCTGTTCTCAACGTCATCAGCATGATTGTCGACGGCCAGGTGCGCATGAGTCTCAAGGTGCCCAAGTGGATGGGCGGATTCGGCGAAAAGGTCAGCGAGAAGATGAGCAGCGTGTCGAGTAGTGTTGGAAGCAGCGTCGGCGGAAGCAAGCTCAGCAGTGTGTTCAAGCGTTGA
- a CDS encoding ABC transporter: protein MRIPNRSPPILRIANGSFYRRHPNTHTTHPNPPLFTDLNLELSSATAADKNKNHWCIVGPSLSGKTTLLQVLRGQHLAIPPTARTYPYLSTEAVPPRLRSANRAIQYVGFDGDGGLGGGHTTSAYLAARYESRRENTDFSLRDYLIGNTELNPLDTLPGEENLMPPELVERVVKDLRLEPLLDLPVAFLSNGQGRRARIARALLATPEVLLLDEPFMGLDPPTVAGLSPVLEGIAGRASPRLVSSARPQDPLPEWITHLVYLRGDCQVGSMGPKEEVLEGLRTYVRGVWKGGLKEDERLPVHSLVEMGKVLTARGVEGDGLFLAGEKDSHAVESASSSAAEASSSTAGETAVGEPLIEMDGCQVRYGNKIALGNWSQETPSGPKDGLIWTVRRGERWGVFGPNGSGKTTVVSLLCSDHPQTYSLPIKLFGRSRLPEPGSGQRPVTFWDIQSRIGHSSPEVHQHMPRGLTVRQVLENAWADTFKGIPVLDDEARGKVEATLRWFTPELNPGYQKAPSSSVTDDEGDLSWSDNYLFGGLSFSAQRIALLLRAVIKNADVVVLDEAFSGMDDAVRDKCMLFLAKGEEKTYSGERIVDSEVAKAGRVRVRGLSERQALICISHIKEEVPDCVREWICLPEANEGLPARFGRFDGPLRTDEKRWRALWDRAVAMGARVDRFGGVMRCMCRLSPPALYLAGPLFAGGTPHESPAVVSRCPVNAIEVSDPPCCPSTHSRMRWERKRR, encoded by the exons ATGAGGATACCGAATCGTTCTCCCCCGATCCTAAGGATCGCCAACGGCTCCTTTTACCGGCGCCACCCTAACACGCACACCACGCACCCGAACCCGCCCCTCTTCACAGACCTGAACCTCGAGCTGTCCtccgccaccgccgccgacaAGAACAAGAACCACTGGTGCATCGTCGGCCCCTCGCTCTCGGGCAAGACGACGCTGCTGCAGGTCCTCCGCGGCCAGCACCTCGCGATCCCGCCCACGGCGCGAACGTACCCGTACCTCTCCACCGAGGCCGTCCCGCCACGCCTGCGGAGTGCCAACAGGGCGATACAATATGTCGGTTTCGACGGTGACGGCGGGTTGGGCGGCGGGCACACTACGAGTGCGTACCTCGCCGCGCGGTACGAGTCGAGGAGGGAGAATACGGATTTCTCGCTGCGGGATTACTTGATCGGCAACACGGAGCTGAATCCGCTCGATACCTTACCGGGGGAGGAGAACCTGATGCCGCCGGAGCTCGTGGAGAGGGTCGTGAAGGACCTGAGGCTGGAGCCGCTGCTGGATCTCCCCGTCGCGTTCCTGAGTAACGGCCAAGGACGGCGCGCGCGCATCGCGAGGGCGCTGTTGGCCACGCCGgaggtgctgctgctggatgAGCCGTTCATGGGGCTCGATCCCCCGACCGTGGCCGGGTTGAGCCCCGTGTTGGAGGGGATCGCGGGGCGGGCGAGTCCGAGGCTGGTGTCGAGTGCGCGGCCGCAGGATCCGTTGCCCGAGTGGATTACGCATTTGGTGTATTTGCGTGGGGACTGTCAGGTTGGGTCGATGGGGCCTAAGGAGGAGGTGTTGGAGGGGCTGAGGACGTATGTGAGGGGCGTGTGGAAGGGTGGGTTGAAGGAGGATGAGAGGTTGCCTGTGCATTCGCTTGTGGAGATGGGAAAGGTTTTGACTGCGAGGGGGGTGGAGGGGGATGGGCTCTTCTTGGCTGGAGAGAAGGATTCGCATGCTGTTGAgtctgcttcttcttctgctgCTGAGGCGTCGTCCTCGACTGCTGGGGAGACGGCTGTGGGTGAACCGTTGATTGAGATGGACGGGTGTCAGGTGCGGTACGGGAACAAGATCGCGCTGGGCAACTGGTCACAGGAGACGCCGTCCGGGCCCAAGGACGGGCTGATCTGGACTGTCCGGCGAGGGGAGCGATGGGGCGTCTTTGGGCCGAACGGGTCGGGCAAGACGACCGTCGTTTCTCTCTTGTGCTCCGATCACCCGCAGACGTACTCCCTCCCCATCAAGCTGTTTGGCCGGAGCAGGCTGCCCGAGCCCGGGTCTGGGCAGCGGCCTGTCACGTTCTGGGATATACAGTCACGGATAGGGCACTCGAGTCCCGAGGTGCACCAGCACATGCCCCGCGGCTTGACTGTTCGACAGGTGTTGGAGAATGCCTGGGCGGATACGTTCAAGGGTATTCCTGTGTTGGATGATGAGGCACGTGGAAAGGTTGAGGCGACGTTGCGGTGGTTCACGCCGGAGTTGAACCCGGGATATCAAAAGGCTCCATCGTCTTCTGTCACGGATGACGAAGGTGACCTCTCTTGGTCGGATAACTACCTCTTTGGCGGTCTCTCCTTCAGCGCCCAGCGCATCGCGTTGCTCCTGCGCGCGGTGATCAAGAATGCCGACGTGGTGGTGCTCGACGAGGCATTTAGCGGAATGGACGATGCTGTCAGAGACAAGTGTATGCTCTTCCTCGCTAAAGGAGAAGAGAAGACGTATAGCGGGGAGCGCATTGTGGACAGTGAGGTAGCCAAGGCGGGCCGAGTGCGGGTCAGGGGGTTGAGTGAGAGGCAAGCGTTGATCTGTATCAGTCATATCAAGGAGGAAGTGCCGGATTGTGTGCGAGAGTGGATTTGTTTGCCCGAGGCCAACGAAGGGTTGCCGGCGCGGTTTGGGCGGTTTGATGGGCCTTTGAGGACGGATGAGAAGCGGTGGAGGGCTCTTTGGG ATCGTGCTGTGGCCATGGGTGCAAGAGTTGACAGATTTGGCGGAGTGATGAGGTGCATGTGCAG GCTCAGCCCCCCTGCGCTGTACCTCGCCGGCCCGCTTTTCGCAGGCGGGACACCACACGAATCCCCTGCAGTCGTGTCCCGTTGCCCCGTCAACGCGATCGAAGTCTCCGATCCGCCCTGTTGCCCCTCAACACACTCGCGGATGCGCTGGGAGCGAAAGAGACGCTAA
- a CDS encoding proteasome maturation factor UMP1: protein MSMRIVPAANQPTTFAAGANAPSAPGVHDTLRAGVGQSAYDAKENVAASAHPLESRLKNWEATQEGMRMETLRRTFGLAEPIRRQMELKITQNGEWRPLALGGQKASVHEEILRGKDSSVTWEDVYSGEESVGIVGMHDEMERKLKI from the exons ATGTCG ATGCGAATCGTCCCCGCCGCAAACCAACCCACAACCTTCGCCGCAGGCGCCAATGCCCCCTCGGCACCGGGCGTCCACGACACCCTCCGCGCCGGCGTAGGCCAGTCCGCCTACGACGCCAAAGAAAACGTCGCCGCCTCCGCCCACCCTCTCGAGTCCCGCCTCAAGAACTGGGAGGCCACCCAGGAAGGCATGCGCATGGAGACGCTCCGCCGCACCTTTGGCCTCGCCGAACCCATCCGCCGCCAGATGGAGCTCAAGATTACGCAAAACGGCGAGTGGCGGCCCCTCGCCCTCGGCGGACAAAAGGCCTCCGTCCACGAGGAGATCCTCCGCGGCAAGGACTCCAGCGTCACGTGGGAGGACGTCTACTCCGGCGAGGAGAGTGTGGGCATCGTTGGTATGCACGACGAGATGGAGAGGAAGCTCAAGATTTGA